A genomic segment from Lasioglossum baleicum chromosome 5, iyLasBale1, whole genome shotgun sequence encodes:
- the Ints14 gene encoding integrator complex subunit 14 — MTLVAFGAIGTRTQKLQRHQRRLTFGIRNLLVKLFPLHGLDPLVRIRKSKMPTVIALDVSLSMRRPILGNVSCENNQNEQLTRHHLAIHGITALLHYLQVNSKLEFVSLVVFSSLYEVICPFTRDYDSIRAKLQNIEECDKTCIETALHGVNNVIMAEWGNTTACQVVLITDGNPGVGPMSLGDSLNSLNITRDVNPFPLPFPYPGKLSIVCIGPQQDAGLHTGLPLYQRLVELAGGDSVVLVPESPLSKQSVTTCFQKLAETNYISFQGYLKCGNLGSCILLSPAPMPYTKKTDFELVSGLMISKTIEICGFISVADVGSPSAISRHLVLPLATEKSPSMQGISLEEDSDTEEINGDEGKIPSFCVLLHGALKVENMVALCLLSNEWYGFIYSWADTKKKSNLMLTVLEPGIDVVPWLGCFNNLGPVDPAKGNAASSFPVRPNEKRSYTQNAPSWIRQVGLQSDIQKILRHARKLPEKTQNFYKEVNRLRRAAASMGFVELLEGLACILERECTLLPPNLNPDCTIQMGHVASMIRKPEFLELRYNIPPERTRFQHGGS; from the exons ATGACTCTCGTAGCTTTTGGCGCGATAGGCACACGcacgcaaaaactgcagcgacaccaacgccgccTGACATTCGGGATACGCAACTTACTGGTTAAACTATTCCCATTACATGGCTTGGACCCCCTGGTCcgaattcgaaaatcaaaaatGCCAACAGTTATAGCATTGGATGTGTCACTGTCAATGAGACGTCCAATATTAGGGAATGTATCTTGTGAGAATAATCAAAATGAACAGTTGACAAGACATCATCTAGCTATACACGGAATAACCGctttattacactatttacaagtGAATTCGAAGCTGGAATTTGTATCGTTA GTTGTGTTTTCGTCTTTGTACGAAGTTATTTGTCCGTTTACTCGCGACTACGATAGTATACGCGCGAAACTACAAAATATAGAAGAATGCGACAAGACTTGCATCGAGACCGCTCTCCACGGCGTTAACAATGTTATCATGGCGGAATGGGGCAATACCACAGCCTGTCAAGTTGTTCTAATCACGGATGGTAATCCCGGAGTCGGTCCAATGTCTTTGGGCGATTCTCTGAACTCTTTAAATATAACGAGAGATGTAAATCCATTTCCGTTACCCTTTCCGTATCCAGGAAAATTGAGTATTGTATGCATCGGACCACAACAAGATGCTGGTCTACACACGGGTCTACCGCTGTATCAAAGGCTAGTCGAATTAGCTGGTGGCGATAGCGTAGTACTTGTCCCAGAATCGCCACTCTCGAAGCAATCGGTTACAACATGTTTCCAGAAGCTAGCAGAAACCAATTATATTTCTTTCCAAGGATATTTAAAATGTGGCAATTTAGGTTCTTGCATTCTTCTATCGCCTGCACCTATGCCTTATACAAAAAAAACAGATTTTGAATTAGTATCCGGTTTGATGATATCCAAGACCATAGAAATCTGTGGATTTATATCTGTAGCCGATGTTGGTAGTCCCAGCGCGATATCCAGGCATTTAGTTTTGCCGTTAGCCACGGAAAAAAGTCCAAGTATGCAAGGCATATCCCTGGAAGAAGATTCGGATACAGAAGAGATAAACGGAGACGAAGGAAAAATACCATCATTTTGCGTGCTATTACACGGAGCGTTAAAGGTGGAAAATATGGTAGCGCTCTGTTTGTTAAGCAACGAGTGGTACGGCTTCATATATTCTTGGGCTGACacaaaaaagaaatcaaatttaatgTTGACGGTATTAGAACCAGGTATAGATGTTGTACCGTGGTTAGGATGCTTCAATAATTTAGGACCAGTCGATCCAGCCAAAGGCAACGCTGCTAGTTCGTTTCCCGTTAGGCCAAACGAGAAACGAAGTTACACACAGAACGCACCTTCTTGGATACGTCAAGTCGGATTGCAATCCGACATTCAGAAAATTTTGAGGCATGCAAGAAAATTACCGGAGAAGACGCAAAACTTTTATAAG GAAGTGAATAGATTGCGTAGAGCTGCTGCATCTATGGGATTCGTGGAACTTTTGGAAGGACTGGCATGCATTTTGGAAAGAGAATGCACGCTATTGCCTCCAAATTTAAATCCTGATTGTACAATCCAGATGGGGCATGTTGCTTCTATGATTAGAAAACCCGAGTTCCTCGAACTTAGATATAACATACCGCCTGAACGTACAAGGTTCCAACACGGAGGATCGTAG
- the LOC143208640 gene encoding pyroglutamyl-peptidase 1, with product MSSDFKHTILVTGFGPFNDHAINASWEAVKELSKLSEDSEELKDVKLIIKEIPVSYDEVATCLPKFLEEYQPTVILNVGVSSIAECLTIECRARSNGYVRPDICSKCPDESAVAPQILETNVDVDQVCKVINKTSKETECSACISYNAGHFLCEYIFHKSLQMKPQRALFVHVPELSKYSSIRTAKGLHRILCSMINSIKDLNSDTTRK from the exons ATGAGTTCTGACTTTAAACACACGATTTTAGTAACTGGATTTGGTCCATTTAATGATCACGCTATTAACGCGAGTTGGGAAGCAGTAAAAGAATTAAGCAAATTATCCGAGGATTCAGAAGAATTGAAAGATGTGAAATTAATTATCAAAGAGATTCCAGTTTCCTATGATGAAGTGGCTACTTGTCTACCCAAGTTTTTGGAAGAATACCAGCCAACG gTGATTCTAAACGTAGGTGTATCTAGTATAGCAGAATGTTTAACGATAGAATGTCGTGCTCGTAGTAATGGTTATGTTAGACCAGATATATGTAGTAAATGTCCAGATGAAAGTGCAGTCGCACCTCAGATTTTAGAAACTAATGTTGACGTTGACCAAGTTTGCAAAGTAATTAACAAAACTTCCAAGGAAACAGAATGTAGCGCTTGTATTTCATACAATGCAGGCCATTTCCTGTgcgaatatatatttcataaatCTCTGCAAATGAAACCTCAGAGAGCGCTCTTTGTTCATGTGCCTGAACTATCCAAGTACTCCAGCATTCGAACTGCGAAAGGTTTGCACCGTATTTTGTGTTCCATGATTAACAGCATCAAAGATCTGAATTCTGATACTACTAGGAAATAA